The Limosilactobacillus panis DNA segment CTATGCTCAACACCCGGAGGTCTTTGGCAATCCCAAGTCACCAGTATTTCCACTGCTGACCAAGATTCTGGATGCGGAAGCCAGCCTTTCCGTTCAGGTGCACCCCGACAACGCTTACGCGGAGAAGCATGAGCACGAACTGGGCAAGACCGAGTGCTGGTACATCATTCACGCCGACGCGGGCGCCTACTTAACCTATGGCCATACCGCTAAGACTCGAGAAGAGCTCAAAGAAATGATTGAAAAGCATGAGTGGGGGAAGCTTTTCGGCAAGAAGCCGGTTAATACCGGGGACTTTGTATACGTCCCGTCCGGTACCATTCACGCCCTCAACAAGGGAATCATGGCCTTAGAGACCCAGCAAAGCTCTGACACGACGTACCGGATCTATGACTACGACCGGGTAGACAAGAAGACCGGCAAGAAGCGGGCCCTCCACCTCAAGCAGTCAATAGATGTCACCACCGTACCGTTCAAGGAACCGCAACTCAATAGCACGGTGGAAAAGGTGGGCGATTCGGTCGTTACGACCCTGATTACCCAACCAGATTCACCGTTCTTCAGTGTTTACAAGTGGGAGATCAATGGTCACCTTACCTGGCAGCACGAACATGGTCCATATACCCTGATGTCGATTATTGACGGTCAGGGGACTTTAACCGTGGACGGTAAGGAATACGAGCTGAAGAAGGGAACCCACCTGATTATCCCGGCAACCGTTAAGGAGTGGTCAATGGACGGCAAGATGCTGGTCATTGCCTCGGAATCAGTTGAATAGTTTTTAACATTTTAGGTAATTGAAGAAGAACCTCCATTAAGAAAATTAGACCTCCAGTCCGGCCTGGCCGTTCTGGAGGTTATTTGTATACTCTGCTGATGTTGAGAGAAGGCAGGTAACGAGGCGTCTTGAAGATGAGCGCGGAGCAACGAGGCGTGGTCGGTCAGTAGCCGGCTGTAATTCCGGCAGGATTCGTTACCATTTCTGGTGTTTAATTTGTTAAGAACTGTTAGGGTGTAAAAAAATAACTAAGACTAATGCTTATACTTTAGCTTTCGCATAGTCTTAGTCTTGGTTATATTTTACAAGACGATACATTGTTCTAATCAGGCGCTGCATCGTAGGAATAGCAATCTTCTTAGTTCCAGGTTCAGAAGGTTGCCTTTTCCTTTTCCCAGCTTCATTTTGGTTTAAATTTAAAAAACGAGAAATGGCCTGATCCCGTCTTTCTTAGAGAAAAGCCCATCTTTCATAGGATGAAAAGTGTAATAATCCACGTTTTTAACTAATCTCTTTCTGATAGGTATCGTTTCTGTTATAGTTCACAACGGGGTGGACAGCAGCACCGATTAGGGTAAAATAGGGATAAATTCAACTGGAGGAGAAAGCAATGCAAAAGTACACACGTCAGGCCAAGCCGGCCGACTTATCCCGGATAATGTCAATTATTCAAGATGCCAAGAGCCAGCTGAAGGCCGCTGGTAGTTCCCAGTGGCAGGGGGACTATCCTGCTGAAGACGATATTGCCACGGATATCAAGGAGGGACACGGCTTTGTCTTCATCAACGGGCAGGAAATTGCTGGTTATGCGGCGGTGATCGTGGGGGCCGAGCCAACCTACCAGAAAATTGACGGGGCATGGCAAAATGACCAGGCCCCTTATGCCACGATCCACCGCATCTGCTTTAGTTCCGCATACCAGGGGGAAGGGCTGGCGAAGATCTTCATGGCCGACCTCTTAAGCCTGCAGGTTGCCCAGGGGATCATCAATTTCCGAATCGATACGTCGAAGTATAACCAGCCGATGCAAGCCGTTGCCAAGCGTAGCGGTTTTGTTTACCGGGGGATTATCCAGGTCACTGAAGACAAGGAGAACCCTGAACGATTAGCCTATGAATTGAATTTAAAGTAAGAAAATACGAAGCGCGGGAAAGGGCCCCGGGCTTCGCATTTTTTATTTATGGTCGTTGGCCGAGGCCACCTTCTAATGTGATGGTCTCTCCCGTCATGTATTTAAAATCGGGTGAGGCCAGTTGGACGCAAACCCGGCCGATTTCCTTTTCGGCATCCCCAAAGTGGCCCATCGGGGGAACGTGGACGTTAGCCTTAAAGGCATCCGGAAAGGCGGCCTTAAACTGTTCCAGTTTGGCAGTCCAGGCGAGCGGGCAGACGATGTTGACGTTCACCCCGTCCTTGGCCCATTCAGTGGCGGCCACCCGGCTCATTCCCCGAATCCCCTCCTTTGCGGCGGCGTAGGCACACTGGCCATAGTTGCCGAAGAGGCCGGCACCGGAGGCAAAGTTGATTACTGAACCGCCGTTTTCCTTCAAGTATGGGTAACAGGCCTGCATGTAGTAGAAAGCCGCGTACAAGCCGGAATAAATTGCCAGGTCAAACTGGTCCTTGGTGTGGTCCGCTAACGTGACGCCGGAAGCGGACGCCTGGGCATTGTTGATCAATACGTCAAGGCGGCCGAACTTGGCAATTGCCTTATTATAACGACGTCTTTGACCACGGCCTGGTTATCAGCCTGGGGGTTAATGTCTGCCGGTACTGCCAGTACCTCAATTTCGTAGTTCTTCTCTAACTCGTCCTTAGCAGCGGCGAGTTTGTTTTCGTTACGACCGGTACCAGGTTAGCTCCCTCCTTAGCGTAGGCGGTGGCGATTCCGTAGCCAATCGATCCACAGCGACCGTCACTCAAAACGGCCCGCCCAGCACCAGTAATCAGAGCTACTTTTCCCTTTAGAAAGCCCATGTTGTTTCCTCCTTAAATAATTGGTCTCTGTAGATTGAGTTTATCATGTCCCAAACTAACGACTGGTATAGGTAAAATCATCTTAATAAAAAAATAATAAAGCAGTCGCCGAATGCTTGAACCAGCGACTGCTTTACCATTACTTTTCAAACGTCATCTCTTCACGCAGGGCGTCGTAGATGAATGGCTGTGACCCGAGGGCCATGCTGGTGTAGTAGGCCACGAAGGTCACGATTGCCATCGGGAGGATCTGTTCGATTGAACCAATCATTTCTGTGGCCAGGAGGATTGAGGTAAATGGTGTTCCCTCCGTAGCGGCAATGTAGGCGGCTCAGAGTTAGAACAGCTAGAGCATTAACTGCCGTTCCCTCCGTAGCGGCAATGTAGGCGGTCATCCCCAGGACAATCATGTTCAAATAGCAGGCGCCCGGGAGAATGCCCGCGTGGACCATCAGCAGGCCGGAGATGGCTCCCCAGATACCGCCGAGGACAAAGATGGGCATGAAGATGCCGCCGGGTACGGTGGCCCCGTAGGAAATCATGGTACCGACAAAGCGGATTATCAGGAAGGCAACCAGGAGGATGAGGTAGTGCCACCAGCCCCCGCTATTAGGCATAACGCTCAAAAACTGGATTACCTTGTGGCTTCCCCCTAGCAGCTGCGCGTTCCACAGGCCGACGGGAATCACAAGGAGGAGGGGGACGATACTATGTAAGCGGTCGGGAATGATGGTCAGCTTACCGTACCACCACTTTAGGTTCAAAATGCAGTACTGGAAGCCGTATGCCCCTGCTCCGCTCACAACGCCGACAATCAGCAGCCAGGGGTAGGTGGCAAAGGGGAGGTTCATTTTGATTGGTAAGTACAGGCAGGGCTGAGTCCCGAAGTAAAGGAAGGTCGCAAAGTCAGCCGCAATGCAGGCAGCCAAAGTGGGCACCCAGACCCGATTTTTGAAGTCGTGGGTAACTTCCTCTAGTAGGAAGACGGTTCGAGGGGGGCACTAAAAGCCGCCGCGAGCCCTGCCGCGGCCCCGCACTGCAAAAGAAGGTGGCGGTCGTCGTCACCGAGGTGGAAGAATCGTTCTGAAAAGCCCTCGCCAATGCAGGCGCCCATTTGGATGCAGGGCCCTTCCCGGCCCAGAAAGAGACCGGGACAGATTGCCAGGAGACCACCGACGAACTTGCGCCACAAGACAGCCCACCACTTCATCTGGTGCTTTCCTAATAGGATGGCCTCGATTTGGGGAATTCCGGACCCGAGAAGGTCGAGCTCTTCACCCTGGATGGTGCGGGCAATTAGTCCAGCGATGAGAAACATCAGCAGGACATAGGGAATGAGCAACCAAGGGTGGTGGGCCATCTGGGGATAGATAAACCAGAGGACTTCCAGGGTATGGTCAATGATCCACCGGAAGGCCCCAACGAGCAGGCCGATAAAGAAGCCGATCACGATTCCCGCCCCGACGTGCTTGAGAAAGGGGTTGGCGAATGGGCGCCGTAGTAAGTCACGCGCCCGCATGGGTTGTGCATTTTGCAAAATCATTGCCTCCCCCAAAAATAAGTTCACTTTAAATTATATCCTTTCTTGTTAGTTCGTGCTGAAACTTATGCTATCATTAGTCTCAGTTACTAAGTGAAGTGGAGGAAATAAAATGGAATTTATTGCAACCTTGGCGGGGCTGTTGCTCATGACCCAAATAGTTGCCCACTACTGCCGGCGGGTGGAAATCCCCGAGGTGATTGGGCAGATCATTGTCGGCATCATTGTGGGCCCGGCAATGTTGAACTGGGTCCACCTCAACTCAATGATGAACGAGT contains these protein-coding regions:
- the manA gene encoding mannose-6-phosphate isomerase, class I, giving the protein MAEPLFLKPVFHEKIWGGRRLATDFNYDLPEGTIGECWAISGHPHGPNEIENGEFKGQLLPDVYAQHPEVFGNPKSPVFPLLTKILDAEASLSVQVHPDNAYAEKHEHELGKTECWYIIHADAGAYLTYGHTAKTREELKEMIEKHEWGKLFGKKPVNTGDFVYVPSGTIHALNKGIMALETQQSSDTTYRIYDYDRVDKKTGKKRALHLKQSIDVTTVPFKEPQLNSTVEKVGDSVVTTLITQPDSPFFSVYKWEINGHLTWQHEHGPYTLMSIIDGQGTLTVDGKEYELKKGTHLIIPATVKEWSMDGKMLVIASESVE
- a CDS encoding GNAT family N-acetyltransferase; amino-acid sequence: MQKYTRQAKPADLSRIMSIIQDAKSQLKAAGSSQWQGDYPAEDDIATDIKEGHGFVFINGQEIAGYAAVIVGAEPTYQKIDGAWQNDQAPYATIHRICFSSAYQGEGLAKIFMADLLSLQVAQGIINFRIDTSKYNQPMQAVAKRSGFVYRGIIQVTEDKENPERLAYELNLK
- a CDS encoding SDR family NAD(P)-dependent oxidoreductase, with amino-acid sequence MINNAQASASGVTLADHTKDQFDLAIYSGLYAAFYYMQACYPYLKENGGSVINFASGAGLFGNYGQCAYAAAKEGIRGMSRVAATEWAKDGVNVNIVCPLAWTAKLEQFKAAFPDAFKANVHVPPMGHFGDAEKEIGRVCVQLASPDFKYMTGETITLEGGLGQRP